A portion of the Corynebacterium occultum genome contains these proteins:
- a CDS encoding IS5 family transposase gives MPALPSFIMNPLFDQFAALIPTREISHPWGCHRPRIADRIVFDKLIQVLVLGASYAKIADSTCSATTLRTRRDEWIEAGIFTQLEQLCLEFYDRIVGLDLENVSVDGCIVKAPCGGEAAGRSPVDRGKQGTKRSLLVDGNGIPLGCVLIGANRHDSPLLRPTLEKLGRFEFYLPEEITVHLDAGYDSNKTRTLLTELGCDWVISKKGEPLQAGARWVVERTNSWHNRGFNKLLICTERRARVVEAFIALANAIIIIRRLVREAWTTHRWDTRPARRP, from the coding sequence GTGCCTGCCCTTCCATCATTCATCATGAACCCCCTCTTCGACCAGTTCGCCGCGCTGATCCCCACCCGGGAAATATCTCATCCGTGGGGATGCCACCGGCCGAGGATCGCGGACCGGATCGTCTTCGACAAGCTCATCCAGGTCCTCGTCCTCGGTGCCTCGTACGCCAAGATCGCCGATTCCACCTGTTCGGCCACCACGCTGCGTACCCGTCGGGATGAGTGGATTGAGGCCGGGATCTTCACCCAACTGGAGCAGCTGTGTCTGGAGTTCTACGACCGGATCGTCGGACTCGACCTGGAGAACGTGAGCGTGGACGGATGCATCGTCAAGGCCCCCTGCGGTGGGGAAGCCGCCGGCAGATCCCCGGTTGACCGGGGCAAACAGGGCACCAAACGCTCGTTGTTGGTCGACGGCAACGGTATCCCGCTGGGGTGTGTGCTCATCGGGGCGAACCGCCATGACTCCCCGTTGTTGCGTCCGACGTTGGAAAAGCTCGGCCGGTTCGAGTTTTACCTGCCCGAGGAGATCACGGTGCATCTGGACGCCGGCTACGACTCGAACAAGACCCGGACCCTGCTCACCGAACTCGGCTGCGACTGGGTCATCAGTAAGAAAGGCGAGCCCTTACAGGCCGGTGCCCGATGGGTCGTCGAGCGGACGAACTCCTGGCACAACCGGGGGTTCAACAAACTCCTGATCTGCACCGAGCGTCGTGCCAGGGTCGTGGAGGCGTTTATCGCCCTGGCGAACGCGATTATCATCATCCGTCGGCTGGTCCGGGAAGCGTGGACGACCCACCGCTGGGATACCCGACCTGCC
- a CDS encoding aspartate kinase, translating into MALVVQKYGGSSLESAERIRNVAERIVATKKRGNDVVVVCSAMGDTTDELLDLAAAVNPVPPAREMDMLLTAGERISNALVAMAIESLGAEAQSFTGSQAGVLTTERHGNARIVDVTPGRVREALDEGKICIVAGFQGVNKNTRDVTTLGRGGSDTTAVALAAALGADVCEIYSDVDGIYTADPRIVPDAQKLDHLSFEEMLELAAVGSKILVLRSVEYARAFNVPLRVRSSYSNDPGTLVSGSMEDIPVEEAVLSGVATDKSEAKVTILGIPDRPGEASKAFRALADAEVNIDMVLQNISSLEDNTTDITFTCPRSDGRRAVEQLKKLQAEFDWANVLYDDQVGKVSLVGAGMKSHPGVTADFSEALRDVGVNIEVITTSEIRISVLVREGDLDKAARAIHEKFQLGGEEEVQVYAGTGR; encoded by the coding sequence GTGGCGCTGGTTGTGCAGAAGTATGGTGGTTCCTCGCTGGAGAGCGCGGAACGGATCCGCAATGTTGCAGAGCGGATCGTTGCCACCAAGAAGCGGGGCAATGATGTGGTGGTGGTGTGCTCCGCAATGGGAGACACCACCGATGAACTGCTGGACCTGGCGGCCGCGGTGAACCCGGTCCCGCCGGCCCGGGAAATGGACATGCTGCTGACCGCCGGTGAGCGCATCTCCAACGCCCTGGTCGCCATGGCGATTGAGTCGCTGGGCGCGGAGGCGCAGTCCTTCACCGGCTCCCAGGCAGGTGTGCTCACCACCGAGCGCCACGGCAACGCCCGCATCGTGGATGTGACCCCGGGTCGCGTCCGCGAAGCCCTCGACGAAGGCAAAATCTGCATTGTCGCCGGCTTCCAGGGCGTGAACAAGAACACCCGTGATGTGACCACCCTGGGTCGCGGTGGTTCAGACACCACCGCTGTGGCCCTGGCTGCCGCCCTGGGCGCCGATGTCTGTGAGATCTACTCCGATGTCGACGGCATCTACACCGCCGACCCGCGCATCGTCCCCGACGCGCAGAAACTGGATCACCTCAGCTTCGAGGAGATGCTGGAACTGGCTGCCGTCGGTTCCAAGATTCTGGTGCTGCGCAGCGTGGAGTACGCCCGCGCATTCAACGTGCCGCTGCGCGTTCGTTCGTCTTATAGCAATGATCCCGGCACCCTGGTGTCCGGCTCGATGGAGGATATTCCCGTGGAAGAAGCAGTTCTCTCTGGCGTAGCAACCGACAAGTCCGAAGCCAAGGTCACCATCCTGGGCATCCCCGACCGCCCGGGTGAGGCATCCAAGGCCTTCCGCGCCCTCGCCGACGCTGAGGTCAACATCGACATGGTGTTGCAGAACATCTCCTCCCTGGAGGACAACACCACCGACATCACCTTCACCTGCCCGCGTTCCGACGGCCGCCGCGCCGTCGAGCAGCTGAAGAAGCTGCAGGCTGAATTCGACTGGGCCAATGTGCTTTATGACGACCAGGTGGGCAAGGTCTCCCTCGTCGGTGCCGGCATGAAGTCCCACCCCGGTGTCACCGCGGACTTCAGCGAGGCACTGCGGGATGTGGGTGTCAACATCGAGGTCATCACCACCTCCGAGATCCGCATCTCCGTCCTGGTCCGGGAAGGCGACCTGGACAAGGCAGCCCGCGCCATCCACGAGAAGTTCCAGCTCGGTGGCGAAGAAGAAGTGCAGGTTTACGCCGGCACCGGTCGCTAA
- a CDS encoding aspartate-semialdehyde dehydrogenase — protein MTTVAVVGATGQVGRAMRSILEERNFPADNFRFFASPRSAGTKLEFRGTEIEVEDLSKITEESVADVDIALFSAGGTTSREYAPIFAAAGATVVDNSSAYRKDEEVPLVVSEVNPAETKNIPKGIIANPNCTTMAAMPVLKVLHDEAGLQRLHISSYQAVSGSGLAGVEALAKQVSEIGEHNVELTNDGSRLSPADLGPYVAPIAFNALPLAGNLVDDGSEETDEEQKLRNESRKILNLPELKVSGTCVRVPVFTGHTLTIHAEFAAAITPDRARELLNDAPGVAVVDVPTPLAAAGQDNSLVGRIRQDQTVDDNKGLILVVSGDNLRKGAALNTVQIAELLV, from the coding sequence ATGACCACTGTCGCAGTCGTCGGTGCTACCGGCCAGGTTGGACGCGCAATGCGTTCCATCCTGGAGGAGCGTAACTTCCCGGCTGACAATTTCCGTTTCTTCGCTTCCCCGCGTTCCGCCGGCACCAAGCTGGAGTTCCGGGGAACTGAGATCGAGGTCGAGGATCTGAGCAAGATCACCGAGGAGTCCGTCGCAGACGTGGATATCGCGCTCTTCTCCGCCGGTGGCACCACCTCCCGGGAGTATGCCCCGATCTTCGCCGCCGCGGGTGCCACCGTGGTGGACAACTCCTCCGCTTACCGCAAGGACGAGGAAGTGCCGCTGGTCGTCAGCGAGGTCAACCCCGCTGAAACCAAGAACATCCCCAAGGGCATCATCGCCAACCCGAACTGCACCACCATGGCCGCCATGCCGGTGCTGAAGGTTTTGCACGATGAGGCTGGCCTGCAACGTCTGCACATCTCCTCCTACCAGGCTGTCTCCGGCTCCGGTCTCGCCGGCGTCGAGGCCCTGGCCAAGCAGGTCTCGGAGATCGGGGAGCACAATGTCGAGCTCACCAACGACGGTTCCCGGTTGAGCCCCGCCGACCTGGGCCCCTACGTCGCCCCGATCGCCTTCAACGCCCTGCCGCTGGCCGGCAACCTGGTCGATGATGGTTCCGAGGAGACTGATGAGGAGCAGAAGCTGCGCAATGAGTCCCGCAAGATCCTGAACCTCCCCGAGCTGAAGGTCTCCGGAACTTGCGTGCGCGTGCCCGTATTCACCGGACACACCCTGACCATCCACGCTGAGTTCGCTGCGGCGATCACCCCGGATCGTGCCCGCGAACTGCTTAACGACGCCCCGGGCGTCGCCGTCGTCGATGTCCCCACCCCGCTGGCTGCCGCTGGCCAGGACAATTCCCTGGTCGGTCGTATCCGCCAGGATCAGACCGTCGACGACAACAAGGGCCTGATCCTCGTGGTTTCCGGTGACAACCTGCGCAAGGGTGCAGCACTGAACACCGTCCAGATCGCCGAGCTGCTGGTCTAG
- a CDS encoding RNA polymerase sigma factor, giving the protein MGQHSERDDERVTELALAAGRGDRSALTEFIKETQGDVWRLLAHLGGHAIADDLTQETYLRVMGALPRFAARSSARTWLLSLARRVWVDNIRHDMARPRKSAAEYEDVAESMTSPGGGSSEWSDWIDARTLIDALPEERREALILTQALGYTYEEAAKISGVRVGTIRSRVARARKDLIAAKNAAEKNERR; this is encoded by the coding sequence GTGGGACAACACTCCGAGCGCGATGATGAAAGGGTCACTGAGCTGGCACTCGCCGCCGGCCGCGGCGACCGCTCAGCGCTCACGGAGTTCATCAAAGAAACCCAGGGAGATGTGTGGCGCCTGCTGGCCCATCTCGGCGGACATGCCATCGCCGATGACCTCACCCAGGAGACCTACCTGCGGGTGATGGGAGCCCTCCCCCGCTTTGCGGCGCGGAGTTCAGCCCGGACCTGGCTACTTTCCCTGGCGCGGCGGGTGTGGGTGGACAATATTCGCCACGACATGGCGCGGCCCCGGAAGTCTGCTGCGGAGTATGAGGATGTCGCCGAAAGTATGACTTCTCCCGGGGGCGGCTCGAGTGAATGGTCCGATTGGATCGACGCCCGCACGCTTATCGACGCCCTCCCCGAAGAGCGCCGCGAGGCGCTCATCCTCACCCAGGCGCTCGGCTACACCTATGAGGAAGCCGCAAAGATCTCCGGAGTCCGGGTGGGCACCATTCGCTCCCGGGTTGCCCGGGCCCGCAAGGACCTCATCGCCGCCAAGAATGCGGCCGAGAAGAACGAGCGACGCTAG
- a CDS encoding catalase, with the protein MTTQNSDLNNILNKGRVTPEPGQTQRHNGAPVATENISITAGPQGPNVLNDIHLIEKLAHFNRRNVPERIPHAKGHGAFGELHITEDVSQYTKAKVFQKDTVTPMAIRFSTVAGELGSPDTWRDVHGFAMRFYTQDGNYDIVGNNTPTFFLRDGMKFPDFISSQKRQGNTGLRSADMQWDFWTRTPESAHQVTYLMGDRGTPKTSRHQDGFGSHTFQWINAEGKPVWIKYHFKTRQGWETFTDAEATEMAGKNADYHRQDLHEAIEKGDYPIWDVKVQIMPFEDAENYRWNPFDLTKTWSQKDYPLQDVGYFILNRNPENFHAQIEQIALDPGNLVPGVGLSPDRMLMARAFAYADQQRYRIGPNYRQLPVNQPVNPVNTYSQHGPMMYQFDAADQPVYSPNRFEKGAGYLDNGKDSSSGESYGQASDLFVNPDPHGTDLTRAAYVQHPEDGDFVQAGILYREVMNDEEKERLADNITNAMAGVSAGVEERVYWYWTQVDENLGQRVKELFATKK; encoded by the coding sequence ATGACCACCCAGAACTCCGATCTCAACAACATTCTGAACAAGGGGCGGGTGACCCCGGAGCCGGGCCAGACCCAGCGCCATAACGGCGCACCGGTAGCCACCGAGAACATCTCCATCACCGCCGGCCCCCAGGGCCCGAATGTTCTCAATGACATTCACCTGATTGAGAAGCTCGCCCACTTCAACCGTCGCAACGTCCCCGAGCGCATCCCGCATGCCAAGGGGCATGGTGCCTTCGGCGAGCTTCACATCACCGAAGATGTCTCCCAGTACACCAAGGCCAAGGTCTTCCAGAAGGACACCGTCACCCCGATGGCGATCCGTTTCTCCACCGTCGCCGGTGAGCTCGGATCCCCCGACACCTGGCGTGACGTGCACGGCTTTGCCATGCGCTTCTACACCCAGGACGGCAATTACGACATCGTCGGCAACAACACCCCGACTTTCTTCCTGCGTGACGGCATGAAGTTCCCGGACTTCATCAGCTCCCAGAAGCGTCAGGGCAACACCGGCCTGCGTTCCGCTGACATGCAGTGGGACTTCTGGACCCGTACCCCGGAATCCGCACACCAGGTCACCTACCTGATGGGTGACCGCGGCACCCCGAAGACCTCCCGCCACCAGGACGGCTTCGGCTCCCACACCTTCCAGTGGATCAACGCTGAGGGCAAGCCGGTCTGGATCAAGTACCACTTCAAGACTCGCCAGGGTTGGGAGACCTTCACCGACGCCGAGGCCACCGAGATGGCAGGCAAGAACGCGGATTACCACCGCCAGGATCTCCACGAGGCCATTGAGAAGGGCGACTACCCGATCTGGGATGTCAAGGTCCAGATCATGCCCTTTGAGGATGCCGAGAACTACCGTTGGAACCCCTTCGACCTGACCAAGACCTGGTCCCAGAAGGATTACCCGCTGCAGGACGTCGGGTACTTCATCCTCAACCGCAACCCGGAGAACTTCCACGCCCAGATCGAACAGATCGCCCTGGATCCGGGCAACCTGGTCCCCGGTGTCGGCCTCTCTCCGGACCGCATGCTCATGGCCCGCGCCTTCGCCTACGCGGATCAGCAGCGCTACCGCATCGGGCCGAACTACCGTCAGCTGCCGGTGAACCAGCCGGTCAACCCGGTCAACACCTACTCCCAGCACGGGCCGATGATGTACCAGTTCGACGCTGCCGACCAGCCGGTGTACAGCCCGAACCGTTTCGAGAAGGGCGCCGGTTACCTGGACAACGGCAAGGATTCCTCCTCCGGGGAGTCTTATGGCCAGGCCAGCGACCTCTTCGTCAACCCGGATCCCCACGGTACCGACCTGACCCGTGCCGCCTATGTGCAGCACCCCGAGGACGGCGACTTCGTCCAGGCCGGCATCCTCTACCGCGAGGTCATGAACGACGAGGAGAAGGAACGCCTGGCGGACAACATCACCAACGCCATGGCAGGTGTCTCTGCCGGCGTTGAGGAGCGGGTCTACTGGTACTGGACCCAGGTC